GCTTCCTGCGCGACCAGCCCAACCTGCGCACCAGCTTCCTCGCCGACCTCGCCGCCATGATCTTCGGCCTCCCGCGCGCCCTGTTCCCCGCCCTCGCCGTCGGCTTCTACGGCGGCGGACCGGGCACCGTCGGCCTCCTGGTCGCCGCCCCGGCCGTCGGCGCACTCATCGGCGCGCTGTTCTCCGGCTGGGTCGGCCGGGTGTACCGGCACGGCGCGGTCATCCTGGCGGCGGTGGCCGCCTGGGGCCTGTCCATCGCCGCCTTCGGCCTGATCCGCGAACTCTGGCTCGGCCTGCTGTTCCTCGCGGCGGCGGGCTGCGCCGACACCGTCAGCATGATCTTCCGCAACACGATGATGCAGGTCGCGGCGCCCGACGAGATGCGGGGACGCCTCCAGGGCATCTTCATCGTGGTCGTCGCCGGCGGCCCCCGCCTCGGCGACTTCGAATCCGGCACCGCCGCCGCCCTCACCTCACCCGCCGTCTCCGTGGTCACTGGCGGCCTCGCCTCCGTTGCCGCGGTCCTCCTCCTCGCGGCCCGCCGCCCGGCGTTCCTCCACTACGACTCCCGCCACCCGACCCCCTGACCGGCCCCACCCGCCACTGCCGCCGCGCCACCGAAACCTGGCAGCGAGCACCCCCCGACGTGCTGTATTGTTTTCCACGTCGCCGGGAGACCGGGGGCAAGGTCGAGAAGCCAAGACCGCAGGCCGCAAGGCCGGTGATCGAAGCACCGAGACCACGGGACGTGGCGCAGCTTGGTAGCGCACTTGACTGGGGGTCAAGGGGTCGCAGGTTCAAATCCTGTCGTCCCGACAGTGATGTCGGAGCCCCGCTGACTGGACAAAAGTCCAGGCCAGCGGGGCTTTTGCCGTTTCTGCGACAGGGTCAGCGAACGAGCCGAAGGTGCCGGCTGGGGGAGTCCTGCGGGACCACTGCGGGACCAGCAGCCTTGCGCGGGCCGCTCAGGTGCGCGCTCAACGCCTCGCCTGCCAGCTCGATCGAGCGTCGGTCCGGGTGCAAATAGCGTTGGGTGGTCGTCAGCGATCCGTGCCCGGCGATCTTCCGCAGGACGTGCAGCGGCACGCCCGCATCCGCCATCCACGTGAGCCCGGTGTGGCGGAGGTCGTGACGCCGCAGGTGCTCGAATCCCAGCTCCATCACCACCTCGTCCCAGTGGGTGGCGTCCCGCAGGACCGCGGTCGTGATCCGGCCGTCACGGGGACCCGTGAACAGCCGCGCCATCGGGTCGCTGCTGATCACTGCGAGCCGCCGGGCCACCAGATCGCGGATCTCCGGGATGATCGGGACGGTGCGGCGGCGCTTGCCCTTGGTCCCCTTGTCGACCAGGCCCCCCGGGGCGGTAGTCGTCTGCCGGCACAGGTCCCAGCTCCAGGTGCTCTGGTCGATGTCCTTGCGCCGCACGCCCGACACCTCGCCGATGCGCGCGGCCGTGCAGGCCGCGAAGCGCACCACGTCGCCCCACCCGCCGAACTGGCCGTGGGACCGGAGGACGAGTGCGTCCGCCAGAGTGTCGAGAGCGTCCCAGTCAGGCAGGGCCAGCGCGCGCGGGTCGTCCAACTCGTCCTCGGCCTGCTGGTACTCGCGCTGCCAGCCGCTGACCTTGGCAGGGTTGGTGTCGATCACCCCGTCCCGAACTGCTTGCTCCATGACGCGCACCAGCATGGCGAGGGTGTTCTTCACGGTCGAGCGGCCGACCTCATCGGAGATCCACCCGTAGACCGCGCGGTCGACAACGCCGTTGGTGACGGCGTGGACCGGAAGGTGGCCCAAGGTGGGGACGATTCGGAGCCGCCAGCCGGCCCGATACGGGTCCAACGTCTTGGCCTCCAGACCTCGAAGGGCGAGGTCCATCACGGAGTCTCCGTACTCGGACAACGGCAGGGTCGCGGTTGCTGGCGTCACGCCGCGGCTCGCCAGTCGCAGCATGCGGTCGATCCACTCCTGGGCTGCATCCTCGGTCGTGAACATCTCGGAGCGGGAGGGGCGCGCCTTGGTCGCCGGAACTGTCCATCGGACGCGGGCCCGGTAGGGGCTCGGATACTGCGGTCGGTACTCGATGTCAGTCGAGAGCTTCACGCCGACCGGCGGGCTCTGCTGGGGCATCAGGCGGCCTCTCCCGGGACGATGCGGCGGGACTCCAACCAGGCCTGGACATCGGGGATGCTGTACATGGTCACCCGCGAGGTGAGTCGGACGAACGGCGGTCCTTGAACTGGGCGCGAGGTTCGCCAGCGCCGGAGAGTCGACGGATCGACGTCGATCAGTTCGGCGACCTCCTCGGTGGAGTACCAACCGCTGTGCAGCAACCCGCCGCGCGCGGGACGCCCCGAAGTAGCCTGACTGACCGACTCGATCAGCTGAGCCACCTGGTCGATCGTCAACATCGCCTCCGACATGGAAGCTCTCCCTTCACGAGGCAGGGCCGCAGGTGTGACGGCTGTGACACTGTGACGGCTGTGACTGGTCATCCCTGTCCCCCGTTCTCGCCGGGGATGACGTAGCCCCCGGCCTGTCGGCGAAGCTGAGCGTCGTTGGCCATGCGGGAGCACGTCTGCCGGACGAGAGCGGCCTCCAGGCCGGTCCCGTCGGCGATCTGCTTGGGCTTGGCGCCGGGGTTGGCGCGGACGTAGCGGAGGATCGTGGCTCGGGTGTCGCCGATCGTGTGGTCCTCCGCGCGGCCCTCCAGGAGCTGCCAGGCCCCGGCCTCCGGGTGGAAGCGGAGGGCGTACTCGGTCTCGTCGACGTCGCGTCCGGTCACGTGGAGGACCCCGTCGGCCTGGCCGCGGGATCGCTTCAGGACGAGCGTGGCGTCGGCGGCGCCAGCCAGGCCGTTGGTGCCGGAGACCTCGGCGAGGAAGTCGTCGGAGCTGGCCTTGCGGACGTGGTGGACCAGGACCATGGCGATGCCGTAGTAGTCGGCGATCCGCTTGGCGTAGCCGACGGCCGCGTAGTCTGCGTCGTAAGCGGACAGGCCGGGGGCGGCCGGTCCGCGCATCTTGGCGAAGACGTCGATGATGACCATTCGCGCGTCCGGGTTCCGCTCGACCCACTGCGCGATCGCCTCGTTGCCGCCTTGCGGCAGGGTCGGGCACGAGGTGGCCAGCGTCAGCGTTGCCGGTGCCGGGTTCGTTCCGAGGATCTTTCCCATGCGGGCCTGGAGGCGGCGCGGGGTGTCCTCCAGGGCGAGGTAGAGCACCGGGCCGCCCTCGACCTGGACGCGGTCCATCGCGCGGCCGCCGGCCGCAACGGAGAGGGCCAGCCCGAGAGACAACCACGACTTCCCGACCTTCGGCGGCCCGGCGAGCAGGTTGACGCCCTCCGCGATGAGGCCGGGCACCGCCCACCGGGGCTCGGGGAACTGGGCCGCCATCAGCTCATCGGCGGTCCACGCGGTGCGGATACGCTGCTGCGCGGGCTGCAGAGCCTGTGGCTCGGGCCCGCCGTACGGTGCCTCTGTCACGCGGCACCCCACCCGAGGGTTCGAGGCCGCTTGGCCCCAGCGCGCAAGCCGGAGGCGATCGTGGCCTCGGCCTCCCACCGGGTCTGTCCGCCCGACACGGCCACGGCGGTGAGCCAGTCGGTCACGTCGCTCGCGTTCAGCTCATGCCCGGCGACGAGTTGCCCGAGCGCGACGGCCGCGATGTACAGGGCGTTGTTCCGGGCCCCGGGCTTGGCGCGGGTGACGCGCTTCAGCTCGCCGTCGACCGCGGCGCGCAGGTAGGCGCTGTGCAGGTCGAAGGCGGCCAGCTTCGCGCTGACGAGAGCCTGCGGCGGCAGGGGTGCCGGCGCGAGAAGCTCGGCGATCCACTCCGGCAGCGGCGCGGGCGGTACGTCATGAGCCACCGTGTAGAGCCTGCCGTCCACGATGCTGCCCGCGCCCACGACGTAGCCGCCGTGCGCGCGGGTGTCGATCTTCCATCCCAGAGAGCCGGCGG
The window above is part of the Kitasatospora sp. HUAS MG31 genome. Proteins encoded here:
- a CDS encoding site-specific integrase; protein product: MPQQSPPVGVKLSTDIEYRPQYPSPYRARVRWTVPATKARPSRSEMFTTEDAAQEWIDRMLRLASRGVTPATATLPLSEYGDSVMDLALRGLEAKTLDPYRAGWRLRIVPTLGHLPVHAVTNGVVDRAVYGWISDEVGRSTVKNTLAMLVRVMEQAVRDGVIDTNPAKVSGWQREYQQAEDELDDPRALALPDWDALDTLADALVLRSHGQFGGWGDVVRFAACTAARIGEVSGVRRKDIDQSTWSWDLCRQTTTAPGGLVDKGTKGKRRRTVPIIPEIRDLVARRLAVISSDPMARLFTGPRDGRITTAVLRDATHWDEVVMELGFEHLRRHDLRHTGLTWMADAGVPLHVLRKIAGHGSLTTTQRYLHPDRRSIELAGEALSAHLSGPRKAAGPAVVPQDSPSRHLRLVR
- a CDS encoding helix-turn-helix transcriptional regulator, with amino-acid sequence MSEAMLTIDQVAQLIESVSQATSGRPARGGLLHSGWYSTEEVAELIDVDPSTLRRWRTSRPVQGPPFVRLTSRVTMYSIPDVQAWLESRRIVPGEAA
- a CDS encoding AAA family ATPase, whose translation is MTEAPYGGPEPQALQPAQQRIRTAWTADELMAAQFPEPRWAVPGLIAEGVNLLAGPPKVGKSWLSLGLALSVAAGGRAMDRVQVEGGPVLYLALEDTPRRLQARMGKILGTNPAPATLTLATSCPTLPQGGNEAIAQWVERNPDARMVIIDVFAKMRGPAAPGLSAYDADYAAVGYAKRIADYYGIAMVLVHHVRKASSDDFLAEVSGTNGLAGAADATLVLKRSRGQADGVLHVTGRDVDETEYALRFHPEAGAWQLLEGRAEDHTIGDTRATILRYVRANPGAKPKQIADGTGLEAALVRQTCSRMANDAQLRRQAGGYVIPGENGGQG
- a CDS encoding bifunctional DNA primase/polymerase codes for the protein MHHNVPRPLLQAAREAADRGWHVFPLIADTKRPAISSWGSFATTYGSRIDRWWAAGKGNIGVATGPSRLVVIDLDVPKHDQDRPPADSDLADGQDAFARLAEQHGQPYPGDTYTVRTRSGGRQLYFAAPLESKLRNTAGSLGWKIDTRAHGGYVVGAGSIVDGRLYTVAHDVPPAPLPEWIAELLAPAPLPPQALVSAKLAAFDLHSAYLRAAVDGELKRVTRAKPGARNNALYIAAVALGQLVAGHELNASDVTDWLTAVAVSGGQTRWEAEATIASGLRAGAKRPRTLGWGAA